Genomic segment of Centropristis striata isolate RG_2023a ecotype Rhode Island chromosome 21, C.striata_1.0, whole genome shotgun sequence:
atacagTTAAAGACATCACAGATTAATTAGTTATTAGTTAGTTGAAGCCCTACTTTCATGACATGAAAAAGATGACACTGTGTGTTTGATGATTTTTGATGAACAAATGCAAACAGTATGAGCAGTTCTACAGCATAAAAAGGTCTGCAAAAATGTTCTTTTGCACAACTAGAAAAGAAACGTCCTGAAAGCCCAATATTAACAACTTCATGAAAATATCTCCCCAAAAAGCCTGTTGTACTTCCAGCCACCAGAGGGCAACATAATGACTAATGTTCTTTATCAGCCTATTAATCAAACATGTAAATATATACCATAAAACTCTTGATCTCTCCTCGTTAAAAGGACAAAATACAACTTGAAAAATGTGTCAACACAATATTAAACATGTCAGTACCTCACAGACACTTATGATTAATGAAAGTGGAGATTAACATACTCAACATGTTCACAGGGGCCAGAAACTGATTCaccaatatttcatgttttaactTACAAATGAGAGAAATAATCCACGTCTTTACATTAAAGTGAAGCTGTCAAAGGACATATGATTCATTTTTTGATACCATTTGATGAAATAACGTCTGTGTGCAGTGAGAGGGACAGGACTGCTCTCGGTGTGATTGGGCGAGTCCTCCTGTCGACGTGAAGGCTATATTTGTCTGAAAGGTGTGTAGTATGATTATACAAGGAAAATGATATCTATGATTACAAATGTTAACTGGGTGTCATCTGTTTCTTGGAAACGGAGCCTGCTGCAAATTGTCCCACCTACTCCTCCCTAACTGTCCCCGTTTCAGGACaaggtgaaaataaaattatattaaatgttgAAAAGAAATCTGGCCTTGGCTTTGTCACTATCAAATacagattaaataaatgtatcacTCAATTATCatcaataaaatgcatttatctCTTACCTGTAAGGTTATTTATCAATCAAGATTGTTTTGAGAGTGAGTTGTTGTTCTTGTGAGCAGTTTTATGTAGGAAAGTAAGTTATAGTTACGatatgaaactgctcacaacaacgTCTTGAGTTAATCTGGTCGTGACTTGTGGAAAAAGATATTGcagttgttttattatattcaagagaTCGCAGACATCTACCATCGAAAACCATCTGAACTAGTAAAAGGTTTCCCCTTTAATATGGGAAGGCTGTCTCTTTAATAAAGCAGGAAACAGCATGAATGAGCCAATTTAATGTAGTTTAGGAGATTTGTATCATGTAAAACtatataaacatgtatttcCCTTCACTGTGAGATTGGGACAAAAGATTTAAGTACAAGACCTcaaaacaaacatccattttcAAGTTTAATCGGAGCCAACGGTCAGCTTTACACAGCATGTAAACCAATAATGTAACGTCTCATCATTCTGTGCTTGAGCACTTTCAGACatgaaacagaataaataagACATGATGAAACTGATGTGGAAATGTTTTAGGTTTTTCTCAATTTCGAGACCTCAATAAGAACCAGGATCAGAAATCTGAAATTGAAACAATACCAACCCCTGAATGCTGCagaagaaatacttttttttactccaatgctgcattcatgtggtgtgggaataattggaaaaatcaGTTCTGGACCACAGAGCCCTCAAGTCCAAACTACAACTCTCAAAGTCAGCGAAAGTTTTGGTCCACGACCAGTGTGCCCtatttataaaaatgatcattttgtatGATAGCAGTTTTCCTTTAACTCagaaaaacttaataaaaacaattccTGTACAAATATTCTCTCATTTCATTGACACATTTGACTCAATGTGTCAGactattttttccccacatggAAAATTTATCAGTAAATCAATAAGTGTGTCAACAAATCGATAATGTCTATCATCACTGTCTTCAGTCTCAGAAGGGCATTAAAGGCACTCAGGTTACAGTTTGACCATTTAAAAATTttgaaacataaacatacacttATGCACTACTTTATAAAGACTAttgaatgtaaaaagaaatgttcTTGACAGGCATTGGCTCCTGCGTTGAAATATTAAGGCATCAGGAGCACCATTTTAATGATTTCAGGCTTTCTGGACTCaaatgtttttactgtaaatgtcttttgtttccttttttgagtatttcatGATAATATTCTTGTCatattcttcatcttcttctgtAGACTGATGATCTGCTGCTTCAGCTTCAGTTGTGATTGTGTATTTAATCCTTACTTTAACAAGGTGAATGGCAGAAGTATGTACCTGACCTCAGATCAGTGTTAGTGTTTAGTCTAAACTCACGATGAGTGTCAGTCTCCTTTCAGAATGTTTTTGGGGACTTTGACCACAAACACCATGGGGTCTTTGGCCTTGTTGCTGAAGGCTTTCCGGATGATGTCGACAGCGTGCGGATGAGTGACGCCCTGCAGGGTGACGCCGTCCACGGACACCAGCTCAAACCCAGCCTGGGGACAACAAAGACATTAAAGGAGAAACACTCAGATCGAGTCAAAAGGGCATCTGCAAGTCTTACAAcacattaaattcatttttttttttagaaagaaagACTTAAATATTTACTCTGGCTTGCCAAAATAAGTAATGATAGTTACTTCTgatgttttcagtttggtttgtttgtcagtaggattttggaaaaaaaaaacacaggcctCGTTTTTATGATACTTGGTGGAAGtttgtagcatgggccaaggaagaattAAATCAGGCCTTTATAGCTCAGTACACAGCAGGATCACAGGCCGAATTGCAGGCATCTACTGGGCATTATGTCATCAAACCACATCGTTAACGTCTGCTATAAGCCACAAGTTTTGCCTGTTTGTTGGTTttgtaaaatcaataaaagagcAGCCATATGGATAACACTAGTCAGTTCTTTTAAGATGTCTATTCAATTGTTTAAGAAGGTAAATGcaccattttttaaagttaGGATAGGAACGTTGACTTAGGAACTGTTAATCTGTAAATTAGGTCCAGTTAGGATCCGACCCGCAAGTGAATTAATGGTCGTGTCACCTTGAGAACTTCGCAGGTGGAGGCGGCTCCTCCAGGAAAGATCTTCTCGATCTTCACCACCGGCTGAACCTTCGACTCCATCCCTCCAGATATACTGATGcctgaaacaacaaaacaacatgactGACAGTCAGTGACACCTGGTACTCAAGGTACACAAATATaaaggcactgcactagtaaagAGGTAAAGTGCAGTTACACTTTTAATATTAAAGTTAAGAATGGGAGAGTGTTGCATATGAAGAGGAGAAATATTCAAGAATGAAGATGGTATAAAAATAAGCCTTTTAAAGTTGTAAGCTGCAAATTATACTCAACTACCATCttcctaatttaaaaaaataaataaataaatatatatatatatatatatatatatatatatatatatatatatatatatatagtattatgTAGATAGTGGATAGTTTTGGCTTGATTTGTCCAGGTCCAGTATTTCTGTCTCTTACATTTCTTTAACGTTGCTCACAAAAACAGGACAAAATGTTACAAAGTGTTTCTTTAATAGGAGCGTTTAGATACTTAATGTCGCTTGATTTTATCATCCCACTCCTGgcatttagtatttttatgaTCTGGTGTTTGTTCATGTTGGTGTTGATATTGAAATTAGTGTTGTAATTCAAAGTTGTGAATACCTTAAAATGACATCATACTGGGGTGATTGTTGTGTGAAAGCAGAAATGTCTCAGATTAATCTGGACTCATAAAACCAAACTATTTAAAGTTAAACATCTCTTTGGGTCAGAGGCAATATATCTTTATATCGATCGTTCCGACCCTTTAAATGATGAACACATTGACTATTAAAGTATAACATATGTATAATATGGGTGTAACATTTAATCAGACACATTTACCCAGCGACTGCTTGGTCTTGGAGATGCAGACAGTTTTCAGCTGGTACTCGTGTTCGGGCTCGGAGCCGTTGAGTCCGTTCTCAGCCTGATGTCCGTTCGTCTGTTCACTCGCCTCTCGTTTGTCTCGACTCGGTCTGAACACCTGCGACAGCGGGGGGCGACTCCTTCGAGCGGCACTCTGCAGCGTGAACACCACGTCTCTACTCCTGTCTCCACTCTTCTCCTTCTTTCCCTGCGAGTGTCCGTTTCTGAACTGAGACCGTCCTCTCTCCGAGGCGTCCGACGTCGAGTGCAGCGAGACCTCGTCGAAGTGGACAGAGCGGATGGTGCCGATGTCCGTGCGGAGGGGAGGCCGGGAGTCGTCGCTGCGGGCCAGCAGCCAGTTGGGCAGCATGGCGCTGGAGGAGGGTCTGAGGTCTCTGGACTCCGTGTCGTACCCGTCCACAGGTATGTCCAGCAGCGGGGTGAAGGACCTGGAGGGATGGGGCCTCTCCCTGGAGCTCCGGGTCCCAGACACACTGAgcttctccagctcctccagcaggtggctctccttctccacctcctcAGCGTTGTGGAGCTCAAAGCCTCCTCTGTAATCTGCATGGAAACAGAATCAGCATCTTTTTCTGAGCACTTTTAATTCAGCCTGGGATGAATGGATGGCACACAGTTTCCAGTTAATTAATGGAATTTTTAAAtgatatgtactgtatatatctgtGTCAGCCATTGGAAGCAAGACAAACCTCCCAAaaattttaccataataaagtgaaatctagacattttttctgAGAATATTAAACTAAAATCCAAAAGTTCTTAAAACTGAAGTATTATTGTAGTTAATATGAAAGGCTCTGACCGGGGATCGGAGTGATGAGACGCCGTTTGGGTGCTCGACTAGATGTCGGCGAGCGAAGAGGTGGAGTTCGAactgaaacacagagaaaaaggaaaaataaaacttaCAGATTATAGTTTAACAAGGACGGTTCAGACCTGATTTCTATTGCATTTTACGCACTGGAGCGATACTTGAGGATGTCATAGGCCTCGACTTCGATCGGCGTCACCATGCCATTGAACGCACTCAGGTCTGGAGGAGGAAGAAGCATCCTGAGAAACAAGAAAGTGTCATTTTCATTGCaaagtatttttaataaatcatcAGTGTCTTATTGTGAAACACTTGAATTAGAGATGATCATGATAAATCTTTAATCTCCTGCTGGAAGTCCCAGTTTCTCCgacacaaatgtttattttgagtttgtccacatttataaaaatgcaggCATAAAGGGAACctttatgtaaatgtgtatttCTGAATATATTTTAGTGACGATGTCAGGTTGAAGAAACCGTTTTGTCACAGTGTTTTCTCCCATCTGGGAggtttttggtttcttttcacAGCTTTTGATCGTCTTTTTGAAGCAGCGATTAACTGATTCTAGCTTGTCCAGTGTATGTTTGATTCTCAGATTTTAGGAAAGTGTCCCTGACAGTAGATGAGTGAAACCCCTCTCTAGTGATAAACTTTGAAAGGTCAAGGTGAGACGTTTTAAGTGACTCAAACATAAGAATACACGTCTTTGATTGGAAGGCAACTTGAATATTTATCACTGAATCAGAAGATTAGGCTAAATTTAATattattctctctctcctcgctcTTCTTACCGGACttccctcagcagcagcagcttctccgGTCTGTCCAGCACGGCCAGCAGGTGGCGTATCAGGTTCTCCACTGACCGCTCTGCCACGTACTGTGGAAgagtaatgataaaaaaatcagCTATTTAGTGTCCAGTTCATAGTGACTCAGCACTTTATCCTTTGCAGTCCAAAGGTCAGCACATCTAAAAACTTCTCGGTCTGTCTGCAGCTGTGAATAAATCTTCTCACCCTTCTGCAGGTCGTCATCACAGCAGCGACCTCCTCCTCCGTCAGCAGCCTGCGGGCCATGTCCTCCACCACCCCCAGCATCTCTGTGTTGGGCGTCGCAGCGACCTGCCGACCCCCTGAAAACATCAGTGGAGAATCAGAGCTGGGTCATATGATGCTTGTTTtaatataagtaaaataaacttttacagGCTGAATTCTGGGCCTCTAAACAGTGACAGAGCAGATTTATTCAAATTGTAACTACTATTGTTGTAGAAAGTCTTTGAAGATAAACACTGGACAATGTAGATTCAAATtgcagccttgtgcgggatcttaattaaagtatcaaaacacATACAGATGTCAAAGGTGACAGACAAATTCAAtgatcagaacaactctgaaGAGAAATCACTTTGTCTAATCTTGCGTAATAAtttttggttttcttgataatgattttggttataatcaagaaaaacatagaaaatgtctagatatcagctcttaaattatactcttatcagctatttttgttattatatttgtccaaacaaatgtaccttaagttgtaccttTAGTGGTTAGTTACAGTCTGAATAAATATTATCGGTCAGTGTTTAGAGGCCCAAAATCCAGCCTGTAAAGCTCTTTGCTTGCTTGCTTTGCTGCAGAATCACTAAAACGTCATGACTCATTAAATGTCTGAAACTATTCAGCATGAAGCAGGAGAAACTGGGAAAGAGATAAGCGCACATATTTTAGTGTTTCAAGTCCGTCAAATCGGTGAAGGGAggtttttcctcttttaattAACAAATTCCAGCATATCACAAGCAACCATGACTGCATCCTGCAAACAAGTATCTTATTACACAGAGCTCCATTTCTGTCTCAagactattaaaaacacataagtGAGTCAGACTGCTACACTGGGTGAAATGTTACTTCAtcacactgtagtttattttgagttaaTCCAGAATACACAGCACTGCTGCCAGAAACACTCACTACACCTCCAAACGCGGATTAATCCCTAACAAATGCACTATTTGTTCCTGTTGCATAACCTACAGTGGCACTCTGTTTAATGAAATTACTGTAAAAAGGGAGTCAAAGGGTCTGGTGTGTGAAGTGTAACAGACAGAGCAGGGAGGTCAGAAAATATTAATAGACAGAATGACACAccgttggttttggtctttttctgggATATATTGacaattttaaaagtaaatgatgtattataaaaacagctttaaCCTCCTTTATTGTGCGATTGTTTCTCCACACAGCAATCCAAGCAGACGGCAGCATCTTTACAGGCTATTCAGAAAATTGTCtacttgtactttttatttaaacgtATGGCTGAAATTACAGTTTGTCTAATGCACATCCTAAGTTTCTTAACATCTGGAGCCGTGTGTTGAACATAGCAGGCAGCAGAGCTCAACCTGGGAATAAGATTTAACCAGCTTTATTCGCTGGTCTCATTTCTGACTtatttaagggttaaaatatttaaaaatcaattagtATTTGATATCAATAATTAGATCAGAtgtaggggaaaaaaatcagttcaatgaaagtataatataataatgcaaaatatttttttttttatagcttgctttaaaaaaaaagcatgttttgtGCGCTAAGCAGTACAAGTGTGCACAATATTTGAACCGGCCCTGAGGGATAAAGCTGCTGTATAGACTGAACTGAAGCTGTATTTGCTCTTTAATTTCTAActgtacttgttttgtttttgtcttgtttttatcttttgtatGTATTCAAAATGAGAATTATTTCATATGCTCTTTTTATGTGCTTTCAATTGTTATTTTCTCGATAAAAACTGTCAATGAGTTAGGTGGGAGTGCAGCTACCTTTGCCAGCCTTATCCTTGGACGGGGACTTGGAGCGTCCTCTGCGTCCCCTGAACAGCAGGTTGACGAAGGTCTTGGAGCGCTGCAGGGTGCTCTTCTCCTCCGGGTGTTTCTCCTtctgcttcttttctttcttctgcttGATCTCTGTGATTGGATTTGAACAGTCGGTCATTTATGCGATACAACCACTGCTTTTTGTTGATGCTACCTGCTCTCTCCTCCCCTCACCTGCCACGGTGACCTGGCTCTGGGACCTGCTGATGGGTCTGGTGGGTCTGCTGAGAGCCAGCAGCACGGCCGTCTTGGGGGACTCTGTCCTCTCGCTGCTCTCCTCTCGGATCGCCGTGTCTCTGAGCAGAGTGGTCCGTCCCAGGCTGCGAGTGGTTTCTGCTCCCGTTCTCTGAGAGGGAAGGTCCGTCTGCATGGCCGTCTCAGTCCGCTCTGAGTCAGACCTGGACAGATGAAGTGCCACCATCATATATTctctgtgcattttgaagattctcatgagaaaaCCTTGAtagaaaataatttcaaaaatatGCATACAAGTTTTTACGCTCGCTTGagatgttttttggtctttttcaggagatggaaacactttttctgaataaattctgacgtagcaaacatttaactctcaTGAGTGATcggctgtttcctctgacatgaaagaacaattagaagttgaatctaattcctgaagacttctccattttctctctttgttgttttctcttcttcttcttttcctgtttactgacggattagcctacagtaacacattacactgccacctgctgaccaaagtacattattgcagctttgtttactcgctctaaaccagctgacgGAAACTCactaatttacattttctttaatgtgacatttcaaaatttgcttcaaaCGCGGCTAATGAGTCTAAACATGCTGCTTTAATCTGTAAAGTGAGTATAAAGGTCTAGATAATACAGAGTTGTTTTGGTATTTCTTATTGTTTCTTCGCCATCATTTATGGGAATTAAAGGCCCCTGACCTCTGGTCCTCAGTCGAGATGCAGACGTCCACCATGTCGGAGGCGAACGCCATGCTGGGAGGGAACATGACCTGCGAGAGGCCACTCAGAGAGCTGACAGGAGTcccagaggacagagaggaggccGAGGAGTTGGAGTCTGAACCCTGGGAGGAAGATTTCTGAGTACCGTTGGCAACTGATGGAAAAAACAAGAGATAATCTCATTCAAGTGTATCTGAGGATAATCAGTGAGCCCTGAGGCCTTTACAGATCCACTGATAGGCTCAGTCAGCAAACGGAGAGGAATGCAGCTTTCTAGATAATGAAGCTACTGAGGCCCTGAGCTAAACACACTGCAGACACGTTTTTACCAGCCTGACAACATGTGCAGCATTTTTAGAAATCATTAACCAACTTGTTGACAAATCAATTTGAtgattcatgtgcaacattaagaAAAAACGCTACAAGAAACTTACAACACCACAGAAAGTTTCCAAGATGCACTAAAAGCACAAAGATATTGACATTGTTTTTAGCTTATGAAGTTACTGAAGTCGGCTATCCATCCgttatgttgaaaaaaacaccaatattttactatattttgtagatttctcctaaattcactaaaagttagcGTTCTATTGCAGAGTGTAGTACTGCAAATGTAGTCTAAACCTCAAAAGCTCCCTCTCTCCACAATATTATGAGTCTTCAAATAAATAGTAATTTGCATTAATGTATGAAATCTTCAACGGCcgctttctcaaaatattttttctcataaatcaacttcagctccactcaTTTACAacctgatttatacattttgtatctaaaaacatgccttttttttccctttatggcttttgacagtatattctgatttataaaatgataaaaggagatatccaaactttcttcagtaaaaaactttgaatctaatataacaaattaaaatattaacttttaaatttgctttatcAAATGTTCAAATGTATGTCCTGGAAGTAAATGCAAATTAGTGCATATGTAATGAGTTCACACCTTATCTGCAGATCTAAACctaaaatttcagaaaacttgtaattcaaaacaaatattgtctaaatgtaaataaactggggaagtttcacaGTTATATctagaagttaaaaaaatgacccTATTCACATGTAGAGTCTCCACTTCAAACATCTGCAGAGCTTCCTTGATCGTATTTAAATGGCATTTATGCATCTTtaaattggtgtatttgtgTGTCATTAAGGTATTTTTTCCTCTGGATGTCGTGCATGTGTTGTAAACTTGATGCAGATATTTAtgtttgcttgtgttgtgtctctttgctgtGTGTTGAGCTCTCAGCATCTGAATTATACActtgaggaggagaagaaagcagATACATACGCTTATTGAGCCACCTGTATTCTGCCACCATCTCTTTATAAGCCGGGTATCGTCCTGCTTCCTGTGGAGATATGGCCACAGATATGCAAATAAGATACAGTAGAGACCTTGAAACTTTTATGGGATCGCTATATTTGATAAAGAGTAACCCTAGAGGCACACAGAGATAAACCACACACACCTCTGCCTcctcacacagaaacacatttccCTTGTCGACTTTGTAACCTTTGATAGTCGTGATGCTTTCTAACTCTTCAGTTTCTCTGCTCGGGGCAGAGCGAGGGAAGCCGGAACAAAACTTAAAGACAAAACGCAGCTGTAAGCTTTGATCAGCACCTGATCCCAGCTGCCTGGTGAATAATGCACACGGCCTGGCTGTTTTTCACAGCGCGAAACCCAACCTCCGACAAGTAAAGTGAGCGAGGAATATTACGACTGCATGCCAGCTGTCGggcgctgccacacacacacacacacacacacacacacacacacagcggctgtgtgtgtgtgaccatgcAGCTCCTGGGGTGCGTGTGATAGAATTAAAGGAGGAAAGGTAGAAAGAAAACAGGTCCGAAAGTAAAATGTGTGTCAGGTCGTCTGACAAAGAGTCATTATGAAATGTGAGACTTAAAACTGAATTCAACACCAAACATTCAACTTTACTTCTACTAGCATGTTATTTAAGATGAAAGATGCTTCTTCACTAATGCACCAAAGGATTATAAACAgcagattttctgttttttttctgacaaattgGATGACTTCCCATCTCAAGAACATTTATTGTTCATGACAATTTATCttttcaaaaaaacaagcaaaaagctGATTATTTTGACAGCATAGATGAGCCCCAATCACtcattttgcataaaaaaatgtaaaaaaataaataaatctaaatatacTAAGAAAGGCATTTCTAAGCAAAACTCTCAAAACTTCTTAAAAATTACTTGTCACGTCTTCCTGTTTCATCTGGTGAAACTGGTGAAAATAGTGGAATCATTAAGGAGAGTTTTCTTGTCATGTTGCCTTTTAAGGATAATGTTGCATCATTGGCTCCTGTGTTACaggaataaaaacatgtttctgaaTCAGACCGTTTCAGTGCTTGATTGTGATTGGCTGAGCCTTGTCCAAAACTCTTGTAAAGCACCATATAAACATGctatttcattacattacaaCTTCAGTATTACTGCAAAATAAGTCGACCAGGATGAGAATGTTTAGAAGAATGCAAAGAACCACAAAGACACCgacgagagaaaacaaaaggagCCTAAAGGTGTGTCCCTTCGCTTTGCTGCTTTCGCTGCCGTTTGATCCTCCGACCTTTCACTTTTGACTCTCTCCCGAATGTTTCAGGTCAGATGTTCTCACCTTGATGGTCAGCATAATGTGCGTGTGGCTCTTCAGCACCTCCACAGCGTTACTGTGGCTGATGTCCTCAAAGCTCACGCCGTTGGCAGCCAGGATCTGGTCCCCCATCTTTATCCCATTCTGCTCAGCCAGACCACCAGGATCCAGTCTGGAACAAAGAGACACGAGTgagtatttaaccctctgaactccgGTCACATCTGACTCACTGTAGCCTTGTTTTTCACCACGACATACaagttctgcagctctatggaatcagcacaatcatgactagaagtaTGAAGAACTAAAATggattttgtgcagaataacagataAAATAGCAGAAATTgtacaaaaggaaaaaatacaagttgaatttctttgctaATTAATCTtacaaaaattggaaaaaaaaaatgaatttatacAGAAAAGAAGTGCCAACAAGTGTTACGAAACCTAGAGGGAAAAAAGCACCACATCCTATAcgtattgatacatttttttatatatatttttacaaccgttcttgtcctctcctctctgctctgcgtaAACAGCCTGAACTTCTGTCCAAGTTTCACTGAATTATTCTtatgtgactgttggtctcagctgagTTACTGGTGGATTCACAGCTGCGCTGAGaaacacagaatttaatgttttataaagAATCTTTTTAttgcaaacagtttattttttgaccAACTTTTAATggagacatgtagaaaaaagtaattttgatgaAATACCATTTTAAGCTGACATTTGGTTAATTCTGCGGACAATGGTTTGATTTGTTCggaaattttaaaatgtgatgatAATTTCCGTTTTTGCAGGATTTGGtggagcaattttttttaaaagaaaaccttTCAAACTAATTGGCAGGTTGTTGGGTGCAGAGTGTTAATGAGTGAATGTTTTAGACAGAAGATGAACAAAAATCGTCTCTAGGTGAAAATGTTTTCCGTGGCAGAGGAACCTACTTGGAGACGTAGATGCCCAGGCCGAACTCCTTCCCTCCCCGGATGTTGAAGCCCAGGCAGTAGTCGTCTGAGGTGGTGTAGAGGTGGACGATCCGCTGGAGGGCGCTCCCCGAGCTCGCATCAGAAGGCGTCTGTCCGCTCTCCTCCACCACCATACGTCTGTGGATCAGGTCCACCCTGGAAGATTCCCACAATCGGTCAAAATCTAATATTTTCTGTGAGGTAAAACCAACAGGATTCGCTCTTCCTCACCAGGTCGTCTTCTCCTTGGAGTAGCGGATGCCGGGGACTTTGCCCACTCGTCTCACCACCATCCTGAGCCGGTTGTTTCCCGTCAGCACCTTCACAGCGCTGCTCATCGTGATGCTCTCCAGGCTGACACCGTTCACCTCCACCAGTTTATCACCTACAAGCAGGCCTGCCTcctctgaacacacacatagaggAGTAAAAACTCACACCAATACTGCAACAAGAGCAGTTAGAGACCATCTTCTCTCCAGCTGGTGGCGTGTTAGTTTACCTGCAGTACTGTTGTCCTCCACCTTGCTGACGAAGATGCTGAGTCCATGTTCGGAGCCGCCTCGCACGCTGAAGCCGAGCTTACCGTCCACACTCTTATCCACGGTGATCGTATGGAGGTCCTCACTGTCGTCTCCTCCTGAAACCACATGAAGCTGCTTCAATAACACATTAATGGTCACAAATCTCAGGGGAAATTcctgtattattataattataaatgttAATCACgataatgataatcatatctGACTCCATCTTATTTGACAATTCATAATAAACCATAGTGGtggtttttcactgtttttgagCATATATGGATCAGCAGATACATTTCAGTGCCCATTTCCAG
This window contains:
- the LOC131960169 gene encoding PDZ domain-containing protein 7-like codes for the protein MAHSSDPSRREKTPGTQGSHTATRNLLRKKEQRRRGIRSSSPMGRVILINSPVDGGDDSEDLHTITVDKSVDGKLGFSVRGGSEHGLSIFVSKVEDNSTAEEAGLLVGDKLVEVNGVSLESITMSSAVKVLTGNNRLRMVVRRVGKVPGIRYSKEKTTWVDLIHRRMVVEESGQTPSDASSGSALQRIVHLYTTSDDYCLGFNIRGGKEFGLGIYVSKLDPGGLAEQNGIKMGDQILAANGVSFEDISHSNAVEVLKSHTHIMLTIKEAGRYPAYKEMVAEYRWLNKLANGTQKSSSQGSDSNSSASSLSSGTPVSSLSGLSQVMFPPSMAFASDMVDVCISTEDQRSDSERTETAMQTDLPSQRTGAETTRSLGRTTLLRDTAIREESSERTESPKTAVLLALSRPTRPISRSQSQVTVAEIKQKKEKKQKEKHPEEKSTLQRSKTFVNLLFRGRRGRSKSPSKDKAGKGGRQVAATPNTEMLGVVEDMARRLLTEEEVAAVMTTCRRYVAERSVENLIRHLLAVLDRPEKLLLLREVRMLLPPPDLSAFNGMVTPIEVEAYDILKYRSIRTPPLRSPTSSRAPKRRLITPIPDYRGGFELHNAEEVEKESHLLEELEKLSVSGTRSSRERPHPSRSFTPLLDIPVDGYDTESRDLRPSSSAMLPNWLLARSDDSRPPLRTDIGTIRSVHFDEVSLHSTSDASERGRSQFRNGHSQGKKEKSGDRSRDVVFTLQSAARRSRPPLSQVFRPSRDKREASEQTNGHQAENGLNGSEPEHEYQLKTVCISKTKQSLGISISGGMESKVQPVVKIEKIFPGGAASTCEVLKAGFELVSVDGVTLQGVTHPHAVDIIRKAFSNKAKDPMVFVVKVPKNILKGD